The Arvicola amphibius chromosome 4, mArvAmp1.2, whole genome shotgun sequence genome includes the window GTTTTTGTATTGAgctgctagtattttattgagtatttgtgCGTTGATGTTCATGTTCAATTacattggtctgtaattctctaagTTGTGCCCTTGTCtggcttgggtatcagggtgactgtagacttgtaaaatgagtttggcaatgtttcttttgtttccattgtgtggaataatttgaggagtattggtattaatctcctttgaagttctggtagaattctgcactgaagaCATCTGgtccaggccttttttttttttttggaggagagatttttgatgactgtttcaaTTTACATAAGGATTATATGCCTGTTGGTGGAGGCCACTCAtattttcccagctgcccagacctaaaataatcacaaagaaattatattatttgcaatactgtttggccaataacttaagcatctTTCTAGACAGCTCATCCATCTTACATttacccattcctattaatctgtgtatcgtcccATGGCtctggtttactggcaaggttcaggtgcgtctgtctcctgtggtggctacatggcatctctctgactacACCTACTATCTCCTCTTTTATCCACTTGCAATTTCTGCCTTGTCCTGCTTTGTGCTGCAATAGGCACAATGCAGCCCAATAGGCACAGGAAGCATACTCAAAGTCACCTTAGGGATATGTGTTAACATTGTTCCTTTTCAATATAAAGTTCTCaaacatttcctttcctttgtgcCTCATTGGATTGATTTCCTCCTTCACTGTGCATGATTTTTTTAGTTTGATATAATCTTACTCAACCATGTTTGCTCAGTTGTCTGTGGTTTGGTGTCATCCCTTCCAAATCAGGTTCAGCCCAAACCATGGTAATTTTTGGTAATTTTACTATTTGGTCTTATATTTAATCATGCAATTCATTTAGGCTGATTTTTGGATGTGGAGTGAGGTAAgtgtctaatttcattcttcttcatgtggACATCCCTTTCCCCACACCATCATATTTGAAGAGACCATTACTACCCCATCAAGTGGGTTTAGTTACAGTAGTTTTATATAGTAAGAAAACATgatataaaactaaattttatttctgcttgTAACTAAATCcatacagtaaagaaaaaagCCTAGGAACAAGCATTTACTGCTAACAGAGTTTCAACACAGTGCCAAGAATAGAGGTGCTAGGAATGGGGATGGTACCAAGGGCTTGGCACAcgtcaatgaaaacaaaacaaatcctatCAGTCTCTCGTGTCTTGATGGAGAGACTTTTTGTATCTCACGTTTCAGAGAAGTATGATAAGTAAACAGGTGTTGGAGCCTGCTCCAACAAATTTGGGTGAAGTATCTGGAAGGGGGTGCAAGGTTGAGGAAATGGCAGATTGTAAGAAATTGAGACAGAAAGCACAGGATAGATCCGGGAGGTCTGTTGGTGAATTCCAACCAGGCTGGAGTTTCCTTTAGAGCTTACTTCTACACGAAAGAGAACAAAGTACAGCACGTATGCtcagtcagtatctaaccacaagaccattcctgtccttgggTGAGCAGCTTCAGTTTCCatcttgatgttcctgaggtttggCATCAGCAGTATTCTTTCTACTATATagtgtgctctttttttttaaaaaaaaattttatttatttattatgtatacactattctgtctgtgtatatatctgcaggccagaagagggcaccagacctcattacagatggttgtgagccaccatgtggttgctgggaattgaactcaggacctttggaagagcaagcaacgCTCTTAAaaacagccatctctccagccctagtgtgCTCTTTTCTCATGGGCAAAAGGTTCTTTCCCATGGGCTTAATTAGAATTCTCTCACAGAGTTCAAGGATGATGGAACAAGCAGAGCAAGCAATCTTGACtctaatgacttttttttttttttaactcagaattGACTTCAGGTGGAAATGAGAAATGAGGTCTACCACAAACAGGCCAGGCTCATGAGGAGAACAGCCTCTCCATTCAGACCAAAGGTTCATGAAGTGACCACACACTCACAGGGTGACTCCTTTCTGAACACTTCTGAGAAGCACAGTGGCCAGACTTTGACCTGGAAACTTGGATGGTGGCTCTTCTTGATGAAGTGTCCCACAGTCACCCCCAGGCAGGAGTGCCACCTCCTCACAGAGAGGACAGGACCTGGGCTTGCTCGATACAAAGCAAATTTCAACTGGATTTTATAAGGATCTTTGTAGCAGTGCCTCTACACCCAACGTCTATGCCTGGCCTGCAACCAGAATGAATGTCTGTAAACAGCTGTCCAGTGGACCACAGTCCCAGCCAGTAATTCCACCTGACGCATAAGTAGTTCCATCTTTGGTCTCATTGGATAACGGAATCCAGCAGGTCACCTTACCCAACAACAAAGCAGAGGCAGCACCTTAGTTAGAGATTAAATGCACACTCTGGCTGTCCCGTATTATCTCCACTTGACCCTGAAGCACCTATCCTCAAAGTCCACCTATAAAGCCAAGTGTTTGCATGTCTTCAAGTGCACAGAACACACTAAGGCACAAGGGATTAGATGACCCAAAGGATCATGGTGCCTCACAAAATGTAAGGTGATACAACAAGACTCCAAATGATAAACAAATCCAAGAAAGCTCTGATAATGGACCAGAAAGAAATGGAGGTCTGTGACCTTTTAAGACTGAGGAAGAATTCCGGGTCGTGCTGATAAAACAGGTCTATAATCTAGGAGTATGTACACACATCCTTCAAAGAGTGTAAGCTCAGCTCTAGAGCCCTTCAGCAAAGTACAGAGGACAGCACAGCGAGCTACAGTCGTTCTCCCAGTGCATATGGAAGCTCTACTTAAAAGTCATCATTTGTGATATAAAAATGTTCACACTTTCATCAagctatttcattctttttttcatggtttatttttttatatttaaaaatttccatctcctcccctcctcctcccccttccctcccatccttcttccccttccctcccctcccctccacccatacctcccctccctccctctcaaggccaaggagccatcagggttccctactctatgctaagaccaaggtcctcccaactccccccaggtccaggaaggtgatcgaccaagctgagaaggctcccacagagcccgtccatgcagaagaatcagagcccagcgccattgtcctttgcttctcagtcagcccccactgttggccacattccgagagacgggtttggtcgcatgatccatcggtcccattccaactggagttggtgatctcccattagttctgtcccaccgtctccatgattgaacgcacccctcacgttcctgactttctttctcatgttctctctccttctgctcctcatcaggaccttgggagctcagtccggtgctccaatgtggggctcagtcattttctttatcgccaggtggaggttctctcacggtcctgactttctttctcatgttctctctccttctgctcctcatcaggaccttgggagctcaatccggtgctccaatgtggggctcagtcattttcttcatctatcgccaggtggaggttccctcacggtcctgactttctttctcatgttctctctccttctgctcctcatcaggaccttgggagctcagtccggtgctccaatgtggggctctgtcattttcttcatctatcgccaggtggaggttctatggtgataaccgtttcctacgcataaccccagctgcacagacattaagggcaacattgaataaatgggacctcctgaagctgagcagcttctgtaaagcaaaggacattgtcactaagacacaaaggcagcctactgactgggaaaagatcttcaccaaccctgcaactgacaaaggtctgatctctaaaatatataaggaactcaagagactagacggtaaaatgccaattaacccaattaaaaaatggggcactgaactgaacagagaattctcaacagaagaagttcaaatggccaaaagacacttaaggtcatgctcaacctccctagctatcagggaaatgcaaatcaaaacaactttgagatatcatcttacacctgtcagattggctaaaatccaaaacaccaataataacctttgctggagaggttgtggggtaaggggtacactcatccattgctggtgggaatgcaaacttgtgcaaccactttggaaagcagtgtggcagtttctcaggaaattcgagatcaacctaacccaggacccagaaattccactattgggaatctacccaagagatgcccaatcatactacaaaagcatatgctcatctatgttcatagcagcattatttgtaatagccagatcctggaaacaacctagatgcccttcagtggaagaatggatgaagaaactgtggaatatatacatgctagaatactactcagcggtaaaaaacaatgacatcttgaattttgcatgcaaatggatggaaatagaaaacactattctgagtgaggtaacccagacccaaaaagatgaacatgggatgtactcactcataatcggtttctagccataattaaaggaaatcgagcctataatttgggatccttgagaagataataagaaggtgaactcccaaaagaagatatagtaatcctcctggatattggaagtagacacgatcgccaggcaaaaattgggaacttgagggatgggcaagactgggccaagggaagatggggagagaaaagtgtgaaggggagaatggggggagctcggaggaatgggatgcttgggatacaggaagggtggatatgggagcagggaagcatatatcttaatttagggagccacctgagggttgtcaagagacttgaccctagaggggttcccaggtttccagggagacgccccccagttagctccttgggcagctgaggagagggagcctgaaaaggccagttcctatagccatactgatgaatttcttgcatatcaccatagaagctatTTCATTCTTAAAATGAGTGCTGAGCAGGTGTTTTTATCTCAAACTTTCAGTTTGCTTTGTTCCAGTATTAGTCACTAAGAAATCCACGACTTTTAAAATGCAGAAGACAGCTGACCCTGTGGTGCCAGTCCTAAATGTTACGTCTGCAGCTTAACCTACACCTAAGAGTCAAGGAAAAGTGTGGAGGGGGCATAAAGATGTCAGGACACAGAGAACTGGTACACCTGCTGAGAGGTCGTGTCCTCTGGACAGGGCAGTAAAGCAGTACCTGAGAAATCTCAGTTATAGTGTTGTCTAAATAAGAGACCTGGATAGGGAGAAGGGTAGGGGTGGAaatgatgtgaatacagtgtgcACGTAGGAAGTTTTCAAAAAAACTAAATGGATTTAAGTGAAAAGGGGTACAATTAAATAATTACTATTATAACATATCAAATTaataacatattaaaaaataaaaacatttttttgttgaaaattctagaaaaacatCTTTTTATATGATATGTTTCATTAACAAATAATTTATAGTGTATTTGAGTTTATTATTATGGTATATTGATTTTTCAATGTAATCATAGCTGTACCAGACAAAAGCTCTTCGCTTGAAGATTAATATTGATGGTTTTCAAAAGTGAGGTGTATATTCatcaaattcctttttttttaagagatggagtctcatgtagcccaggctagcctcaaattatacagagaaaaagttagttttcttttctattttttatttacttttttgttttttgatttttttgagacagaatttttctgtgtagcctggtCTTTCttgcaactcactctgtatatcagGCTGACATAATTCACAgagctctttcttcttctgattCTTAGTGTttggactaaaggcatgtgccaccaccacctagattttaagaaagtttattttccttaattttaaacTTCAGATTTTAGGTGCTTGACTTGAGAGTCATAGCACCCAGCACTAATGTAAgttttgagaaacaaaatttGATAAGTACCCCAAGATACTGAGTTGGGGTGCCATGATTGTCATAAAGTAAGAAACAGGACTCATATTTCTTACTGAAGACTAAACCATTGGGAGTTCTTATAATCCCACatttgggaatcagaggcaggaaaaggaggagatCAAACAGCACCACAGAACAATACACAGAACAAAACCACATTTCTCATAAACTGATTTGagtaaatttttaattacaaaggAACTTAAATATTTCATCAGGGAGTAGACAGTGTCCagttataaatacatacacacaaaggcaaAGCCCAAAACCAAGAGACAAAGGTCTGTGATAAGATCACATTGCAGAGCTTgtcagagagacagtgacattgGCAGTGAGAATCGCTGTCCTTGAAGCATGCAAAACTCAAAAGGTCCATCTGAGAACTGTGCTGAGCATTCTTAGGGCTGACATAGTAAAATCCCTTTTATGATCAGTAAGAGACATCCGATGGGAATCCAGCAGTAGTATTATTCACAGGGAAATAgagggagatacacacacacacacacacacacacacacacacacacacacaaacacacacacagaaatacaggGAGAGAAAGTCTATTCCATGTGGGGACTTCAGAGCCACTCAATAAAACCTGTGCTCCTGAGAGTTCTCCCAGAGCCTGGGAAGAGGGAGTCAAACAGCCCCGCTGGCTGGCCATTTCCCTGTGTATAAATTCAGGCTCTGCAAACAGAGATGGGAACAAGACTGAGTGAGCTGTCTAGGTCATCCTGTAGTAGAAGCCTGGGCATCTGGAAAGCAGGTCAGCATAGGGTTGAACACCAACCACCAAACAGCTTCTCCAGATGAATATAGGACAGACATCTCTGGTAGCTGACATAtagttttcttgtttgtctttctgtctcaagAATCTACTAGGTATAATTTCTCACTTTATTTAAGATATTCAGTTTGTTATTTCTTAGAAGATTCTGAGACACATAGTTTGAATTTTGAAATGCTACTATTTATGTGTGGATCTGTGTGTAGATAGCACTCATGGGTCTGGGTGCCCCTGGAAGCAAGAAGACAGTATATAATCCCCTGGAGAGGAAGGTCACTGCAGGGACTGTGGTGGCCTCCTGCAGGTTCCACAAATGGCCATGTCAGCAGTGTCAAGAGTCACAGGAAGGGAAAATgggtgtgatgtggtgtgtgtgttgtggggggcaTTGAAACGCATGGCTCCAGCAACTGCCATGAGGGTCACACACTGTAGTCTTGGAGGactcagtatttttttctgcaatAAAGTTTCTGCAGAGCAAACTTCATATCTTTGTTCCTCAGACAATAGACCACTGGATTCAAAGACGGAGTGAGGACAGAGTAGAAAATAGATGCCAGGCGACCCTGGGTCGGGGAGTAGCGAGAGGCAGGCCTCAGGTACACGAAGCTTCCAGTTCCATAAAACAAGACGACTGTGGTCAGGTGAGAGGAGCAGGTGGAAAAGGCCTTCCACCTGCCATCCACTGAGGGGATGTGGACAACTGTGTACACGATGCCCACATAGGAGAGGACCGTGAGGGCAAAGGCGCTCATGATGATGCAGCTGATGACAGCAAAACCCACCTCCTCATTGCGGTGGTAATCAGTGCAGGACAGCCTCATGACTGGAAGGATGTCACAGAAGAAGTGTTCAACAACATTGGGTCCGCAGTAGGGGAGGGAGAAGGTGTTGAAAGTGTGGAAGGCTGAGTAGACGGCTCCACTCACCCAGGCAGTGACCACCATTGCAACACAACATTTGTGGCTCATAATGGTTCCATAGAGCAGTGGTCTGAGGATGGCCAGGAACCGGTCATAAGCCATGGCCGTGAGCAGGAAGCATTCAGTACATGCAAGTGTGAAAAACATGTAAAGCTGTGCTACACACTCGAGATAGGAGATGAGCCCCGAGCCTGTGAAGGACATAACCACTGCCTTGGGGATGGTGGCTGAAGTGTAGCACATGTCCAGGAGGGATAAATTCttcaggaagaagtacatgggggagTGGAGCCTACTGTCTCTCATCACAGCTGCGATGATGGAGATGTTCCCCAGGAGCCCGAATGTGTAGACAAGCAAGAAAAACGGGATGACCACCAACCTCAGCTGCGGGGAATCTGAGAAGCCCATGAGGATGAAGTGAGTCACTCTTGTGTGATTGGACATGTCTGCTCAAATTGTGTTCAGATGCAGGGTCCACAGACATCTAAGGGAGGGGACAGCGAGAGGAGGCAGGCTCAGATGTGTGTATGCAGCTCCATGTTGTCTACAGAGTCATGGCTTCCATCAGAAAGCTAGCAACACGATATCTAAAGGGTATTTTAAAGAactcagaaggaggaggaggagaggaggaggaggaggaggaggaggaggaggaggaggaggaggaggaggaggaggaggaggagggagaggggaagaaaaattGGGTAGGGAGGAgttagaggagggaagagagagggcatACCTGCCAATTGTCTATTGCTCTTATATTCTCCATGGAGTCAAGCGGGAAGCAGTCCCAGGTGTTTGCTTTCTATGTATTGAAGCAAATCAGCTCATaaacatttcaattttattttagtgggcagtggtttttaaaaagtttactctcattaatataaaacattttcttcttgataGCCTATAGATTTTTGaatctccttgttttctttctattgttgttTTACTGTTCCTACAAACACATTTTTTACtactaaatttattattaatttttatgtagagactttttaatttttttttttatttttatttttttttttttttggtttttcgagacagggtttctctgtggctttggagcctgtcctggaactagctcttgtagaccaggctggtctcgaactcacagagatccgcctgcctctgcctcccgagtgctgggattaaaggcgtgcgccaccaccgcccggccgtagagacatttttaaattaaaaaatcattctaCCAACACAGTTGGGCAAATGTCCTCCACTGAGGAACATGTGTAATGTGAAACACTTGAGTTCTAGGTTTCTGGAAATCCTTGTTCCTAGAAAccatgattttgtttatttttctccccccctttcttttgtcttttactcTATGACACAGGAACAAGCTTACTCTTTCTCTGCCTGTAGAGAAGGTCAGTGTCTGACGATGAGCCCTCAGTGGACATTAGTGAATGGGCCAATCAAAGCAAGCTTCCATGGTCTCCCTCAGACATCAGCCTGGAAGACTCGCTCTGAAGCAGAGCTCTCTGTGGACTCAGCTGTGAGTGAACTCACATGTGTGGACAAACATAACCCCTCCCCCAGACACTCGCTGTCTTCGAACGTGTAGGCTGCTGGTTAGGTTTAGTAGACTATGTTACATCCATGCAAGTATCTGCTGCTCTGTGCCCTTTTCCAGATTCATCAGCAGCTCCAGAGAAGACATCTGCCACAGGTGCTGAACAGAAGCACCGAGGCTCCCACTTTTATCTCCTATTCCCACTTCTCTTGACTGCTCTACATATTTGGCTAGGAACCTGTATAAACCTTTATGCCATCGTGGGAGAACAATGCAGGCATGGATAGGGCCCAGTGAAGGTACTGGCAACACCCTGGGTGCTGGACTAGATTCTGGGAGCTGGAGTGTGGGGATTTCCCTTAGGAAAGGCAAAAGTGCACAGTGCTTGGGAAAGGGCAAAGTTTGTAGAAAGCACAAATGCACGGGTACTCTGATGGAACAGAAGTGGCTTTGGTCTCGCCTGTAATTCCTGATCTAGCTTATCAGATATGTCCCATCAAACGGAAGGAGAAATCCTTGTAGGAGCTGGGTGTGGATGAGTGGGTGTAAAGGTCCTGGttactgggactggagagagggctcagccatCAAGGACAGTGTCTGTTCTTCCacaggatccaagttcaattcccagcacccacatggcagttcacaactatctgtaactccagtttgatAGGATCTGTACCCTCTAACAGATATCATGCAGACAAAATTccaatgttaattaaataaataaatctttaaaaaacaacctaaattttctcatgttttacaaaatccacaaaatataagcaatataatcatatttttagAAGTCAGAGCTGAGAAAGAGTCAGCTCATGTGGAAGAGGATTAACCTTGCAAGGCACTGACCCTGAGGGTTCAGCAAACTGCAGCCAGAAAGACACTAGGTTCACTGGTCAGTTGACTATGATTGTCACCTTGACTGAGGCAAGATCATGGTGGCTGTGGGCCAGACGCtgcctcccccttcactccctcctatctttccagtcatctcttcctACATCAGTATGATAAACGCTGGTACAAGATACTACCTCTGGTTTTAGAAGAAACCAATTCCAGATTCTGAGTGGTTTGTCTGGCTGGATGACTGTCAGAATCTTGAGTGACTGGAATATGGATTTTGCTAGAAAGTGTTATTAAATTTGAGCTATTCGCTAATGTCATCTGTGAAAATGAGGGTCCAGTGACAACAGTTTTCTTTGGCCTTGGGGAGACTTATACATTCTAAACTTTACTTTGAAACACGGTTGCTCTATGAATGGTCTTGTCAGTGTAGCAAACATTGACTATGAAGAGAACTGGGACCATATCTTAACATTATACCTTTACATTGGAAGTCTCCCCCATCTGTCTACAAATGACCAAAACATgcagtttctgtctctgtaaaTCATGTTTAATATTCAAAGTGTAACTTTGGTAGGAACCTAAAAGCAACTTACTGATAAAGTGTGTGTAAGAAAGTGATGTGATATTACTAACCTGTATAAACTGGGGAGGATTTCTGCTTTGAATTGCTCTCCTATAGCACTAGCCAGAGTGGCTGCTCtctattattaaaagaaaatttcttttattagtcTCTAAGGGCACAGAGTGATTTCTCACTAAAAGCCGTAACAACAGCAGAATTGTCTTTTAGTGCCTGTCTTATTGACATAGTATGAGGTCCATGCCCATCCTCCTTGTTGACATCCTCCTTGTTGACAGAGGAAGGACTTACCTCTTTCCTATAGATTGTGTCTCCTGTGTGGATCTTACTACTTTTTTATCCATTTCTGCATTGGTGGGCACTTTGGTTGTTTCTGTTGCTTAACTACTTCCAGACGTGCTTCAGTAGGCACAATAATGCAAACATCTTTTCAGTGTATGGATTTAAATCCCATTTGGGTACGTACTCGGAGTTGGGTTTGCTAGACCCTGGGTCttctttttctagcttctttaggAGTCCAtaatcagctttttttttgtatctggtAAGAAGGTTAGGTGATGAATAATTATTAGCTTAACCTATATTACAGTGTCTCAGGCACTGAAATATCACATCAAACCTTTTAAATTATCACTAGTCAAAACTGAATATGGCTTGTATTCACAGGTTAtgggatatggaggcaggagaatcagaattcTAAGAGAGTTTAATgtaacctgggatacatgagggtctatttaaaaaatctttaagtacaccaagaaaaatatattggGTACATAATTCAGTTCAGAATAAATAATGCAGTTGGCCATATTGTGTCTTcagtgaggaagagagaaatgaatgcttgtACTCAGCCTGCTATCTCCTTTTTATAAAGTCTAGGGTCACTGCCCACAGGGTTCTGCTTCACACATCAGTTAATCCGAGCAAGACAATCCTTTGTAGAGATTCTCAGAGGCTAGACTTAGTGTGAGCAATCCCTCATAGGTATGCCTTGAAGTTATATCTTCTAAGTAGTTCTATGTCTGATCAAATTGGCAAGTGAGATTAAATATCTTAGTAGTTCCTTAAGTAGGAGAAGTGGAGACCTGCCTTTTCTCTCGGTTGATGGAGTTGAGTCCTGACACCTGACATGAATTGAGGATAAACATCCCCCTGCTGTGTTTTCTATTGCAGCCTCAGTCCCTAGCTCACCAGGGCCTGAATTTCCAGAGTCAACTTCATTATTCAGATCTCTGGTGTGTTCGGATCCTGCTTTCTCCCAGGTTAGCTGGTTAACTGAATTTAGATACAGTTTAAAAGGCAGATTTTTGattgtttgtattattttcaatttttatgagTTTGTAACTTTAGTTTTAGACACCGTATAAGAAGGACCAACTTAGACTcagaccaaaaaataaaagagacaatgAAGTCCAACACAGGACACAGAGCCAGTCCTTGTGAACTCAGATGCTGCTCTGCATTCCATCTTCAGCGGGCATCTCTCTAGATCTGGAAGCTGCCTTCTCCCACCCCAGTGACTTAACTGGCTTCTTTGAATTCCACAGGCATCAGAGGAAGCAACTTATGATTCCTGCAAACTCAGACAGCTAACCACAGATACATGTGAATACAGTTGAGAAGATGGTTTTAAGTCAGAGTTATTAGttagttggccttgaattcactctctGATCACAAAGGTCCTGAACTTGCAATGCCCCCCACCCCGTCTCTTACTCTGAAGTAGCTGGACTGATAGTCTGGTTACATCAGGACTTTTTCAATATTCTGAGCTGGACTGAAGATACTTGAACAACTTTAGAAATCATAATTTACAGCCGTTTCTCTCCCACTATGTAAACAAGCCTGATAAGCAAAACCACTTATTCTCTCTTGTGTCCAGTTGATGACAAACTAAGAACCAGTGGTGAAATCATACTCAAAGCAACTGTGATATTCAAATGCCGAACTTTTACATAAAAAGTTTTCtctaagccaaggacaatggcgctgggctctgattcttctgcatggacgggctctgtgggagccttctcagcttggttgatcaccttcctggacctgggggagttgggaggaccttggtcttaacatagagtagggaaccccgatggctctttggcctggagagggagggaggggaggtatgggtggaggggaggggagggaagggggaggaggaggggaggagatggaaatttttaaatataaaaaacaaatcataaaaaaagaaaaaaaagttttctctaACTTATAGACCTTCAATTTTCCTAAAAGAAGAGCAAGTTGGAGACACGTGATGAGCACATCACTTGCAATTACTCACAGAtgatatatttgttcattttcatttatctCAGTCAGCTCTTACCTGGTGGAATGATGCTCACTTTCTGTGTTCAAAGGTCATCAAGTTATGAAATGGACAGTAGGAGTTTCTCAGTGGTCAGTTTGTTGTTCTGGTAAGGAATTGCTGGAGGTGTGGATGCATGAAGCTGTCTGATTCCCCTTGTATGTCTCAAATATTTTGAAGTGATTCAACTTCCAGTTCATCTGGGAAAGAATATAGTATGATTTGAGATGTCTGGGGAGTTTTCTTTGGGAATAAGTTTGGTTCCTATCAGGTACAATTGACTAAGACTTCTCCGGGTCCCTATGGGTCATCTTAgagtaattaaaaaatgtttcctggGGCTGCATGAAAATGCCAGTTGGTATAAGAAAACTGTGGTTAGATTTTTCAGAAATCTCAGACTTGAGGCCCTATGAGgcagatatttattttaagataaaatatctcTATTCTATTCGTGCTAcaaatatgaaattatgaaataatgaAGATGAACTCACCATTTTCCTTGTCCAAGTTCTTAGGGTACTTAGAAGCATCAACCAACTCCACTGCGCTCTTATATCTGCTGCTGTCATCTGTGACACTAAACATGTGATCCCCCAAAGCCTTGTCTTGCCTTGCAGATATTCACGGATGATGTCATTTAAATGACAGTCTTACTATTGCATGCCATCAATGACCCTTTGAAGCTT containing:
- the LOC119813484 gene encoding olfactory receptor 1019-like → MSNHTRVTHFILMGFSDSPQLRLVVIPFFLLVYTFGLLGNISIIAAVMRDSRLHSPMYFFLKNLSLLDMCYTSATIPKAVVMSFTGSGLISYLECVAQLYMFFTLACTECFLLTAMAYDRFLAILRPLLYGTIMSHKCCVAMVVTAWVSGAVYSAFHTFNTFSLPYCGPNVVEHFFCDILPVMRLSCTDYHRNEEVGFAVISCIIMSAFALTVLSYVGIVYTVVHIPSVDGRWKAFSTCSSHLTTVVLFYGTGSFVYLRPASRYSPTQGRLASIFYSVLTPSLNPVVYCLRNKDMKFALQKLYCRKKY